AGTATTTATAAATATTTTAAAAAACGGCATTGAATCTATGACAACTGGTGGAAAAATACATATTTATTTGGCTACAAATAATGAATTTGTGTCAATTTATTTTAGAGATGAAGGAAGTGGAATATCACCAGATACCCTAAGGAAAATTGGACAACCGTTCTATACAACCAAAGAAAAAGGGACAGGTCTTGGGCTTACCATTTGTTTTAAGATTATTGAAAACCACCGAGGAAAAATACATATCACAAGCCAAGTTAAAGTTGGCACAACATTTGAAGTCATTCTTCCTTGTCACTTACCTGCTATTACTGAAAATGTAAGTTAAGAGAAGAACTAACTCTCACTAATTAAGGATTGTGGGAGTTTTTTTTGGTTATACTTCTAAACATTCCATTCGCTCAAAAACTAATTCCAACTCATGATAAACATCTCGCCTGCCCTTCAGCCGAATCTGAAAGTGTTCCATCTAAATTGAACAATGGTACTTTATGTGTTGCCATAATGTCTCCCTCTTCCTGACAAATTATTAGTACAAAGAAAACATACATACCATTTCTAGAAAATGACAAACTATAAATGGAGGTGTCCAATATGAATAGAAAATCCGAAGTTGCTTTTTTAACAGTCTCAACATTGATTTGTATCTTTCTATTACCCTTCGCGATTGTGAAAAAATCGTTTAAAGATTGGGTCATTGTCTATCTAGTTAGCATCATAGGAAATTCAATGGCTGACCGATATCTTGTGTCAAAAGGATATCTAAAATATAGAATCAGGCCTTTTGATAAGAAATTTTCCATACACTTACCGTTCGATTATGTGCAATATCCTTTAATTCTTCTGTATTATAATCAGTGGACATTGAATAGCAAACCCTTGGGTATGCTTTTAAAACTTTTCCCATTTGTAATACCACAAGTTCTTATTGAAACGTTTGCAGCCAAAAAGACAAATTTGATTTCATGGAGAAAAGGCTGGTCTTGGGAGCATTCTTTTATTAGCTTAGTAATTAAGCTTTTGGTGTGTAGGGCTATCATTGCTTTCATACGCAAAACAAATAAAAGAACTATCTCTATTTAAGAAGTAACTTTTCGGATAACAAGCTGAAAAGTCTCCCCTCTTATTCCCCCACATATCCTCGATATGCTTTTTCCCATGCATTCTGCTCCCCTACATTTGATTCAAATGACTGTAGATTACCTACTTGCCATTTGTCTTCACTCTTGTTATGCACAAATGAGATAGCTACGTCTTCATAAATGCGCTCTTTTCCATTTTCAACTACTGTTAAAGTAACATACCCTTGTGGATAACCATCATTTGACCGAATTTCAATTCCGCTATAGGACTTTATGAAATTCCCTTCAGCTTTCAATTGCTCAACCCGACTAACCCAATTTTCTCTAGCTTCATCATATGTAATTGTCACATCCTCATCGTACGCATTATCATGAAAATACA
The DNA window shown above is from Cytobacillus luteolus and carries:
- a CDS encoding CBO0543 family protein gives rise to the protein MNRKSEVAFLTVSTLICIFLLPFAIVKKSFKDWVIVYLVSIIGNSMADRYLVSKGYLKYRIRPFDKKFSIHLPFDYVQYPLILLYYNQWTLNSKPLGMLLKLFPFVIPQVLIETFAAKKTNLISWRKGWSWEHSFISLVIKLLVCRAIIAFIRKTNKRTISI